In Aspergillus flavus chromosome 3, complete sequence, one genomic interval encodes:
- a CDS encoding mitochondrial 54S ribosomal protein uL29m (50S ribosomal protein L4) — translation MHRQSVARLARQCGGLPLAELPPPYLAPSLHFSRIQCSNFSSTAVAAGHGRDLSKSRGVSAIHRTGPKFKLGVSKYPLPKPVSPESLDKRHPTPDHGLWGFFPPDHQALSTPKYDHAHGRSWSIQELREKSWEDLHALWWVCVKERNRIATSQLERQRLKAGYGEWELDNRDRTIRVTQKSIKHVLRERWYAWEDAQKLYNSGYRPQEEGAEEASSTA, via the exons ATGCATCGCCAATCGGTTGCGCGACTTGCTCGCCAGTGCGGGGGCCTTCCGCTGGCCGAATTGCCTCCTCCTTACCTTGCGCCGTCCCTTCATTTCTCCCGGATTCAGTGCTCGAACTTTTCGTCGACCGCTGTCGCCGCTGGCCATGGACGTGATCTGAGCAAGTCACGCGGTGTGTCCGCCATTCACCGTACCGGGCCCAAGTTTAAGCTGGGCGTCTCAAAATACCCTTTGCCCAAGCCTGTCTCGCCGGAATCACTCGATAAGCGTCATCCTACTCCGGATCATGGCCTTTGGGGATTCTTCCCTCCGGATCATCAGGCACTTAGCACGCCAAAATACGATCATGCGCATG GCCGCTCCTGGTCGATTCAGGAACTCCGTGAGAAGTCCTGGGAGGATCTCCATGCTCTTTGGTGGGTCTGTGTCAAGGAGCGTAATCGCATAGCCACTTCCCAACTGGAAAGACAGCGACTGAAGGCTGGTTACGGAGAATGGGAGCTTGATAACCGGGACCGGACG ATCCGCGTTACACAAAAGAGCATCAAGCACGTTCTCCGGGAAAGATGGTATGCCTGGGAAGACGCCCAGAAATTGTACAACAGTGGTTACCGGCCACAGGAAGAGGGTGCTGAAGAGGCATCGAGCACGGCATAA
- a CDS encoding rab proteins geranylgeranyltransferase component A (rab GDP-dissociation inhibitor) gives MDEIAPEYDVVVLGTGLTECVLSGVLSVKGNKVLHIDRNDHYGGEAASVNIETLFKKYGNVRPGEEPWKKYGRVNDWNIDLVPKLLMANGELTNILVSTDVTRYLEFKQIAGSYVQQGKSPKATVAKVPSDANEALRSSLMGMFEKRRAKKFLEWVGEFKEDDPSTHQGLNIAQCTMKEVYDKFSLEENTRDFIGHSMALYQSDDYIGKSGMAADAINRIRLYVNSMARYGKSPYIYPLYGLGELPQGFARLSAIYGGTYMLNTNIDEVLYENGKVSGIKATMKDRDDSGETMSFTTKTKKILADPSYFPSKAKVTGYLLKAICILKHPIDKTDGSDSLQLIIPQSQVGRKHDIYIAMVSSAHNVCPKGYYIAIVSTIAESDANHHIELEPGFERLGEIEEKFFGPPIPLYEPLESGENDNIFISKSYDATSHFETTTADVRDIYRRATGEELVVEGLREDQRLAQE, from the exons ATGGATGAGATCGCCCCCGAatatgatgttgttgttctcGGCACTG GCCTGACCGAGTGTGTGCTTTCTGG TGTTCTGAGTGTCAAGGGAAATAAGGTTCTTCACATTGATCGCAATGATCACTACGGAGG AGAGGCTGCTTCCGTGAACATCGAAACA CTTTTCAAGAAATACGGCAACGTCCGCCCCGGCGAAGAGCCATGGAAGAAGTATGGACGGGTCAATGACTGGAACATTGACCTGGTCCCCAAGCTGCTGATGGCCAACGGCGAGTTGACGAATATCCTGGTTTCCACCGATGTCACACGTTACCTCGAGTTCAAGCAGATTGCCGGCAGCTACGTCCAACAAGGAAAGAGCCCCAAGGCCACTGTGGCGAAGGTTCCTTCAGATGCCAACGAAGCACTTCGTTCATCTCTCATGGGCATGTTCGAGAAGCGGAGGGCCAAGAAATTTCTCGAATGGGTTGGCGAATTCAAGGAAGACGACCCTAGTACTCACCAGG GCTTGAACATTGCTCAGTGCACCATGAAGGAAGTCTATGACAAATTCAGCTTGGAAGAAAACACTCGTGACTTCATTGGCCACTCCATGGCCCTGTATCAGTCCGACGACTATATTGGAAAGAGTGGAATGGCCGCCGATGCCATCAACCGCATCCGCTTGTACGTGAACTCTATGGCCCGCTACGGCAAGTCGCCCTACATCTACCCGCTCTACGGTCTGGGTGAGCTCCCTCAGGGCTTCGCTCGTTTGTCTGCTATCTACGGAGGTACCTACATGCTTAACACCAACATCGATGAGGTCCTCTATGAGAACGGCAAGGTTTCTGGAATCAAGGCCACCATGAAGGATCGGGATGACAGCGGCGAAACCATGAGCttcaccaccaagaccaagaagatTCTGGCCGACCCATCTTATTTCCCTAGCAAGGCCAAGGTTACCGGATACTTGCTGAAGGCGATCTGCATCCTGAAGCACCCCATCGACAAGACGGACGGTAGCGACTCTCTGCAGCTGATCATTCCCCAGTCGCAGGTTGGAAGAAAGCACG ATATCTACATCGCTATGGTTTCATCGGCACACAACGTTTGCCCCAAGGGCTACTATATCGCTATTGTCTCGACCATTGCTGAGTCTGATGCTAACCACCACATTGAGCTGGAGCCTGGCTTTGAGCGCTTGGGTGAGATTGAGGAGAAGTTCTTCGGTCCCCCCATTCCGCTCTACGAGCCTCTGGAGAGCGGTGAGAACGacaacatcttcatctccaAGAGCTACGATGCTACATCTCATTTTGAAACCACAACAG CCGATGTTCGTGATATTTATCGCCGTGCGACAGGTGAAGAACTAGTCGTTGAAGGCCTCCGGGAGGATCAGCGGCTTGCCCAGGAGTAA
- a CDS encoding thioesterase family protein, protein MPVRAPARKLDEFEDLVFHYSNGMNMKDDEERWDIDSTAADLRFESATQGPPARVSFLLNVTPKMCNYVGTLHGGCAATLIDILSTTLLLGLSKPGYFSLGGVSRNLRVTYLRPLPKGLEIRLVCEVIHTGKRLALLRAEIQRADDGSVCVVGEHEKANTDPEGGGRI, encoded by the exons ATGCCGGTCCGCGCCCCAGCCAGGAAACTAGATGAATTCGAAGACCTCGTTTTTCATTACTCTAATGGCATGAACATgaaagatgacgaagag CGCTGGGATATTGATTCGACTGCTGCCGATCTTCGCTTTGAATCCGCAACTCAGGGCCCCCCAGCCCGAGTCTCATTCCTGTTGAATGTAACCCCCAAGATGTGTAATTACGTGGGAACACTCCACGGGGGCTGCGCTGCTACGTTGATTGATATTCTATCTACCACGCTCCTCCTGGGTCTCTCCAAACCGGGATACTTTTCCTTAGGTGGAGTGAGTCGGAACCTCAGAGTGACGTACCTGCGCCCGCTCCCTAAAGGCCTCGAGATCCGACTAGTATGCGAGGTGATCCACACGGGGAAGCGGTTGGCGCTGCTGCGCGCGGAGATCCAACGAGCTGATGATGGCTCTGTCTGTGTGGTGGGTGAACATGAGAAAGCCAATACGGATCCCGAGGGGGGTGGGAGAATCTGA